In the genome of Polaribacter atrinae, one region contains:
- the tsaE gene encoding tRNA (adenosine(37)-N6)-threonylcarbamoyltransferase complex ATPase subunit type 1 TsaE, which translates to MNKNYSLENLSEVAAELISSAENKTLLFYGQMGVGKTTLIKEICKQLGVLDNISSPTFSLVNEYQTNNNKKVFHFDFYRITEEEEALDMGIEEYLDNNDWCLIEWPENIENLLPLEAVQIYLSILNDEQRNIHLK; encoded by the coding sequence ATGAACAAAAACTATTCTTTAGAAAACTTATCTGAAGTTGCAGCAGAACTTATTTCATCCGCAGAAAATAAAACTTTATTATTTTACGGACAAATGGGTGTTGGTAAAACAACCCTTATTAAAGAAATCTGCAAACAATTAGGTGTTTTAGACAACATCTCCTCTCCTACTTTTTCATTAGTAAATGAATATCAAACGAATAATAATAAAAAAGTTTTCCATTTCGATTTCTACAGAATTACAGAAGAAGAGGAGGCTTTAGACATGGGAATTGAAGAATATTTAGATAATAATGATTGGTGTTTAATAGAATGGCCAGAAAATATAGAAAATTTACTACCTTTAGAGGCTGTTCAAATTTATTTGTCTATTTTAAATGACGAACAACGAAACATTCATCTAAAATAA
- the lpxD gene encoding UDP-3-O-(3-hydroxymyristoyl)glucosamine N-acyltransferase — protein MKFTAQQIADILEGDIIGNSDVEVSKLSKIEEGEKGSLTFLSNPKYKSFLYTTNASVVIVNNTFVPEKEVNLTLIKVESAYEAFSKILAFYNEVKNNKMGRENPHFISDSAKIGVNEYIGAFSYVGENVVLGENVKIYPNAYIGDNTIIGNNCVIFSGVKIYSETVIGNNCKIHSGSIIGGDGFGFAPDKNGNYNAIPQIGNVIIKDNVDIGSACTIDRATMGSTIIHEGVKLDNQIQVAHNVEIGRNTVIAAQTGIAGSTKIGENCMIGGQVGFVGHITVGNNVKILAQAGISKSLKDNEMVNGSPAFKIQDFNKSSVYFRNLPKIASKINNIEKELKTQKLIINE, from the coding sequence ATGAAATTTACAGCACAACAAATAGCAGATATTTTAGAAGGAGACATCATTGGTAATTCTGATGTAGAAGTTTCTAAATTATCTAAAATAGAAGAAGGAGAAAAAGGTTCATTAACCTTTCTTTCTAATCCAAAATACAAATCTTTTTTATATACTACAAATGCATCCGTAGTTATAGTTAACAATACTTTTGTTCCGGAAAAAGAAGTGAATTTAACACTAATAAAAGTAGAAAGTGCTTATGAAGCTTTTTCTAAAATATTAGCGTTTTATAATGAAGTTAAGAATAATAAAATGGGAAGAGAAAATCCTCATTTTATTTCTGATTCGGCAAAAATAGGTGTTAATGAATATATTGGTGCGTTCTCTTACGTAGGAGAAAATGTAGTTTTAGGAGAGAATGTAAAAATTTATCCGAATGCCTATATTGGAGACAATACAATTATTGGTAATAATTGTGTCATTTTTTCTGGAGTAAAAATTTATTCAGAAACAGTTATAGGGAATAATTGCAAAATTCATTCTGGATCTATAATTGGTGGAGATGGATTTGGTTTTGCACCAGATAAAAACGGAAATTATAATGCAATACCTCAAATTGGTAATGTTATTATAAAGGACAATGTAGATATTGGCTCTGCTTGTACAATTGATAGAGCCACTATGGGATCTACAATTATACATGAAGGGGTAAAGTTAGACAATCAAATACAGGTTGCTCATAATGTAGAAATTGGGAGAAACACGGTAATTGCAGCTCAAACAGGTATTGCTGGTTCTACAAAAATTGGTGAAAATTGTATGATTGGAGGACAAGTTGGTTTTGTTGGTCATATAACAGTAGGTAATAATGTAAAAATATTAGCGCAAGCAGGAATCTCAAAAAGTTTAAAAGACAATGAGATGGTCAATGGTTCACCTGCATTTAAAATACAAGATTTTAATAAAAGTTCGGTTTATTTTAGAAATTTACCTAAAATAGCATCGAAGATTAACAATATAGAAAAAGAGTTGAAGACTCAAAAACTGATAATAAATGAGTAA
- a CDS encoding bifunctional response regulator/alkaline phosphatase family protein: MSSIQILWVDDEIELLKPHILFLERKNYKVTTCTNGADAIDLVGEQNFDIVFLDENMPGLTGLDTLAAIKQIQANLPVVMITKSEEEYIMEEAIGSKIADYLIKPVNPNQILLSLKKNLDHSRLISEKTTSNYQQEFRKISMDLAMVNSYEEWIDLYKKLVHWELELENISDPGMLGILESQKQEANSQFFKFIKKNYEDFLTAHDKPTFSHTLFKNYVVPELSKDQGVLWVVIDNLRYDQYRILEPLINNYYKKDQEYSYFSILPTATQYARNAMFSGLMPSEMEKRHPNFWKNDTDEGGMNLYENDFLTAQIKRLGLNIKHEYYKITNLKNGKDLADNYNGTKQNDLTAVVYNFVDMLSHSKTEMEVIKELAGDDKAYRSLTLSWFKNSPLFEIIQKAQQLGQKLIITTDHGTINCKNPTKVIGDKNISANLRYKTGRSLSYEDKDVYAVRNPKDIFLPTIAMNSPFIFAKEDLFFAYPNNFNHFVKYYKNTYQHGGISLEEVIIPCAVYSPK; the protein is encoded by the coding sequence ATGAGCAGTATACAAATTTTATGGGTAGATGATGAAATAGAGTTATTAAAACCGCACATTCTTTTTTTGGAACGTAAAAATTATAAAGTAACTACTTGTACAAATGGTGCAGATGCTATTGATTTAGTAGGTGAACAAAATTTTGATATCGTTTTTTTAGATGAAAACATGCCTGGGTTAACAGGATTAGATACACTTGCAGCAATAAAACAAATACAGGCAAATTTGCCTGTTGTAATGATTACAAAAAGTGAAGAGGAATATATAATGGAAGAAGCAATTGGCTCTAAAATTGCCGATTATTTAATAAAACCTGTAAACCCAAATCAGATTTTATTAAGCTTAAAAAAGAATTTAGATCATTCTCGTTTAATATCAGAAAAAACAACGTCTAACTATCAACAAGAATTTAGAAAAATCTCTATGGATTTAGCCATGGTAAATTCTTACGAAGAATGGATTGATCTTTACAAAAAACTTGTTCATTGGGAGCTAGAGTTAGAAAACATTAGTGATCCTGGAATGTTAGGTATTTTAGAAAGTCAAAAGCAAGAAGCCAATAGTCAGTTTTTTAAATTCATCAAAAAAAATTATGAAGATTTTTTAACAGCACACGATAAACCTACTTTTTCACACACACTTTTTAAAAATTATGTGGTACCAGAATTAAGTAAAGACCAAGGTGTTTTATGGGTTGTAATTGATAATTTACGTTATGACCAATACAGAATTTTAGAGCCGTTAATTAATAATTATTACAAAAAGGATCAAGAATATTCTTATTTTTCCATTTTACCTACAGCAACACAATACGCTAGAAACGCAATGTTTTCTGGCTTAATGCCTTCTGAAATGGAAAAACGTCATCCAAATTTTTGGAAAAATGATACTGATGAAGGTGGAATGAATTTGTATGAAAACGACTTCTTAACAGCGCAAATAAAACGCTTAGGTTTAAACATTAAACACGAATATTACAAAATTACCAACTTAAAAAATGGTAAGGATTTAGCCGATAATTATAACGGAACCAAGCAAAACGACTTGACAGCTGTTGTGTATAATTTTGTAGACATGTTATCGCATTCTAAAACAGAAATGGAAGTTATTAAAGAATTAGCTGGAGATGACAAGGCCTATAGAAGCCTTACTTTAAGTTGGTTTAAAAACTCTCCGTTGTTCGAAATTATACAAAAAGCACAACAATTAGGTCAGAAATTAATTATTACCACAGACCACGGAACCATTAATTGTAAAAACCCAACCAAGGTAATTGGGGATAAAAATATAAGTGCCAATTTGCGTTACAAAACCGGTAGAAGCCTTTCTTACGAAGATAAAGATGTATATGCTGTTAGAAACCCTAAAGACATATTTTTACCAACAATAGCAATGAATAGCCCGTTTATTTTTGCTAAAGAAGATTTATTTTTTGCATACCCAAACAACTTTAATCACTTTGTAAAGTACTATAAAAACACCTATCAACACGGAGGCATTTCTCTAGAAGAAGTCATTATTCCTTGTGCTGTTTATAGCCCGAAATAA
- a CDS encoding HD domain-containing protein gives MKNKKHNKLKILNDPIYGFIQIPNTLVFDLIEHRYFQRLRRITQMGFSNLVYPGANHTRFHHAIGCMHLMQKAVRVLRFKQVRISEEEENGLYIAILLHDIGHGAFSHALEHSIVNGISHEEISLKFMKKLNDEFNGKLDLAIEIFEGKYHRKFLCKLISSQLDIDRLDYLKRDSFYTGVTEGNISSDRLIAMMNVKDDELVIEGKGIYSVENFLIARRLMYWQVYLHKTGLVAENMLVNVLKRAKELADKGVELFASTSLRYFLYKKISQDNFTDETLEMFSKLDDYDVMSAIKEWTNHSDKILSLLSKMIVDRKLLRIEIQQKEFEAAELNKKINKVSKKLELSENEAKYFVFTKKIENQAYQQEKPIFILNKKGKLRDIAKASDQLNLQALTNPVIKYFICYPK, from the coding sequence TTGAAGAATAAAAAACATAATAAATTAAAGATTTTGAATGATCCTATTTATGGATTCATACAAATACCAAATACGTTAGTTTTTGATTTAATAGAACATCGTTATTTTCAACGTTTAAGAAGAATTACTCAAATGGGTTTTTCTAATTTGGTGTATCCAGGGGCTAATCATACTCGTTTTCATCATGCAATTGGTTGTATGCATTTAATGCAAAAGGCTGTAAGAGTTTTACGTTTTAAGCAAGTAAGAATTTCTGAGGAAGAAGAAAATGGTTTGTATATAGCAATTTTATTGCACGATATTGGTCATGGAGCTTTTTCGCATGCTTTAGAACATAGTATTGTAAATGGTATTTCTCATGAAGAAATCTCATTAAAATTTATGAAAAAGTTAAATGATGAATTTAACGGAAAGCTAGATTTAGCCATCGAAATATTTGAAGGGAAATATCATAGAAAATTTTTGTGCAAACTTATTTCTAGTCAATTAGATATAGATCGATTAGATTATTTAAAACGCGATAGTTTTTACACAGGTGTTACAGAAGGTAATATTTCTTCGGATCGGTTAATAGCCATGATGAATGTAAAGGATGATGAATTGGTTATTGAAGGCAAAGGAATTTACTCTGTAGAAAATTTTTTAATTGCTAGAAGGTTAATGTATTGGCAAGTATATTTACATAAAACTGGTTTAGTGGCAGAAAACATGCTAGTAAATGTTTTAAAAAGAGCAAAAGAATTGGCGGATAAAGGAGTAGAATTGTTTGCAAGTACTTCTTTACGTTATTTTCTATATAAAAAAATATCGCAAGATAATTTTACAGATGAAACTTTAGAAATGTTTTCTAAATTGGATGATTATGATGTAATGTCTGCCATCAAAGAATGGACAAATCATAGTGATAAAATTTTGTCATTATTATCTAAAATGATTGTTGATCGTAAATTGTTGCGTATAGAAATTCAGCAAAAGGAATTTGAAGCCGCAGAATTAAATAAAAAAATAAATAAAGTTTCTAAAAAATTAGAGCTTTCAGAAAATGAAGCAAAATATTTTGTTTTCACTAAAAAAATAGAAAACCAAGCATATCAGCAAGAAAAACCTATTTTTATTCTGAATAAAAAGGGAAAACTAAGAGATATTGCAAAAGCATCTGACCAATTAAATTTACAAGCGCTCACAAATCCGGTAATAAAATACTTTATTTGTTACCCAAAATAG
- a CDS encoding alanine dehydrogenase: MSSFSPFSKEELLPQEEMLEIKRQKGELFIGLPKETYLGEKRVCLTPDAVSALCAHGHRVVIETGAGDHANYADKEYSEAGAKISYDIEEAFKCNIVLKVAPPTEKEIEYINPQTILISSLQLKTQNKKYFECLAKKRITAVAFDYIKDDHNTYPIVKSLSEIAGTASVLIAAELMSGINKGNGLLLGNIGGVPPSSVVIFGAGTVGEYAAKTAIGLGARVKVFDNSISKLRKLQDSLSAPIYTSTLQPKSVAKALMRADVAIGAIRGKNRSPICATEEMIETMKEGAVIIDVSIDRGGCFETSNVTTHKTPTFIKHGVVHYCVPNIPARYARTASLSISNIFTPYLLDIAEEGGFENAARFDKSLRNGMYFYHGILTNKTVADWFNLPFRDINLLML; the protein is encoded by the coding sequence ATGAGTTCATTTTCTCCTTTCAGTAAAGAAGAATTGCTTCCGCAAGAAGAAATGTTGGAAATTAAAAGGCAAAAAGGAGAACTATTTATTGGTTTGCCAAAAGAAACCTATTTAGGTGAAAAACGAGTTTGTTTAACTCCAGATGCCGTTTCTGCCTTATGTGCTCACGGACATAGAGTTGTAATAGAAACAGGAGCTGGAGATCATGCTAATTATGCAGATAAAGAATATTCTGAAGCTGGTGCAAAAATTTCTTACGATATAGAAGAAGCTTTTAAATGCAATATTGTATTAAAAGTTGCTCCACCAACAGAAAAAGAAATCGAATACATAAATCCGCAAACAATTCTAATTTCTTCTTTGCAGTTAAAAACTCAAAATAAAAAATACTTTGAGTGTTTGGCAAAAAAAAGAATCACAGCAGTTGCTTTCGATTATATTAAAGATGACCATAATACGTATCCTATTGTAAAGTCTTTAAGTGAAATTGCAGGTACAGCTTCTGTTTTAATTGCTGCAGAATTAATGAGCGGAATTAATAAAGGAAACGGACTATTATTAGGTAATATTGGTGGTGTTCCGCCTTCTAGCGTCGTAATTTTTGGAGCAGGAACTGTTGGTGAATATGCCGCAAAAACAGCTATCGGTTTAGGTGCAAGAGTTAAAGTTTTTGACAATTCTATTAGTAAATTACGCAAACTACAAGATTCTTTAAGCGCACCTATTTACACTTCTACATTACAGCCAAAATCGGTTGCAAAAGCATTAATGCGTGCAGATGTAGCTATTGGAGCCATTAGAGGTAAAAATAGATCGCCTATTTGCGCTACAGAAGAAATGATAGAAACCATGAAGGAAGGCGCTGTTATTATAGATGTTAGCATAGATAGAGGTGGTTGTTTTGAAACTTCTAATGTTACTACGCACAAAACACCAACATTTATAAAACATGGTGTTGTACATTACTGTGTGCCAAATATTCCTGCTCGTTATGCTAGAACAGCATCTTTGTCTATTAGTAATATATTTACACCTTACTTATTGGATATTGCAGAAGAAGGAGGTTTTGAAAATGCAGCTCGTTTTGATAAAAGTTTAAGAAACGGAATGTATTTCTATCATGGAATTTTAACAAACAAAACAGTTGCAGATTGGTTTAATTTACCATTTAGAGATATTAACTTATTAATGCTTTAA